The DNA region taaaaattaaattttttactataatacttttctattttttgataaaaaattagaGATCTTATAcctaattacataaaatttggtCCCAGTTTTCCACTAGTCAACTCCTAAGTGGAAACTATAaggataaatttttaaaatgaggTTTGCTGgtttaaatgttaaatttattataaaatttaggtCTATGAACGATAAATCTGTGTAGttcaaaaaatctaaaagtatAATGAGGGCAGCTTCCGCGAATGGACGACATAAATCTGTTCAACAAGTTGTATTTTATGATCAACAAgttgtattattattatcaaaaaaaaaagttgtactTTATGATCATGTACACTACGTAATCAACCGGgccatctaatttttttttcttttgctccttaaaaaagaaaatcgctttttcattaaaaatcacAAGGCATGCAGTGACTTGTGAGGGCCATCTAATTTCTTTTGCTCCTTTAATTCTCAACTTCTTATCTGATTcgcttttttattaaaaatcgcTACTACTATGAAAAATGCAAGAGCATGTGGTGGGTCGTCACAAGTCACTGCATGCCACTCGTGGCAGTTGGCACTCTATGGCAGTGCCAGATTCTTGCACCCGACTCTTGACATTTCAAAGGACCATATGAGGTAACACTAATATTGCCACCAAACAAACTATAACAAAATACCAGTGAAGTAACCATGCAtgttagtattattttatttatcaaattatagtTTTTCAAGCCTGGCTCCTTTTCACTTGACATTAATTATTTCTTGTTCAAACTTCAACGTACATAGGAAAAAgaaacaataattaaataaaatatgctCGATACTACAGAATAATGCTCCCAAGATGCTCGTGATGTTTCCGTGGACTTAGTGACCAGCTTGAACATATTTACATAACCATATAACCAAAATTCTTTATCCCAAGATATAAACCTATATGTGGATTTAATGGAAACTGTCTTCAATGTTTTATTCTCTTTTATTTGGCAATCGCTTGAAGTTTATAGTTTTCTATTTTCCTTTGATTTAGCGCACTTCCATCCCCAAATATGTAAGACTTCTAAGTcattcaaaaagaaagaaaagttgtgagaaaagttcaaaaaaattgAGAGTTAGGAGAGAAGCACAAAAATTTGTGGAAGTTTTGTTCTATGGGTTCACTCCACGTTAAAAAAGGATTAAGCATCCGGTTTTTGTCTCTTGCTTCGGATAAGTCAGGGTTTTATGGTCCAAATGAATGTGATCAGaatcatcaacaaaaaaaaagaaacttcatTTTAGATATTGCATGAGAAGGCTCTTATATAtctaatcataattttattaagttaactatgtcattttttctttgaaaccgaactttatttgtttttaactcTGCAAGAGATCATAGCCATGCTGTGAATTCCAAGAGGAAGTTGTGTTTGCCTGTTCTCTTATGAGTCAGGGTTCCTTCCTTATCATGAGTGACGTTATTTTATTGTGTTAGGATTAGGAAAACATCTAACGTCCAAATAATCTGTTTGGCTGATTCATAGAAAACATAACATATACATGATAGTAGGTAGTATGTATTataataacttttctattcGATTACCCTTTCCCTGATTGCACTGAAAAGTCGCTTAATTGATTGGTGCTGCCTGCATGTTacctaaataattttgttaggCATATAGAAGAATATGCGATTTGATGAAAAGGTGCAATCACCatcttgttttaaaaaagtttCCTGCTTCTATTCTTTTGATAGTAACACGCATTATCCGAATAGAGTTAACAACGTTACTTTTTGTTTCCATGATGATGACTTCTGTATTGAGTTTTGCTTGACTGCTGGTAGTTGTAACACGAATCATGTTGCCACTTGTCAAGCAAAACGTTAAGTTTTTCTCCACATGGGCCATTTTGATTCCATATATGGAAAGAAAAGCCCAAAGTTCGAGTTGCGAGTTCATGAGAAGAAAAGGGGACAACGAGATGGGACAACTGGCCCATTTTTTTACCTTCAGACAGAACGACAGCGTTTAGAAACGATGAAAGAGCTGGGAAAGAAAGACACGTAACAACACACCGACTGTCTGAGTGAAGGGGGTGGTAATAGACAAATCTATCAAGTTCCGGTCTAATTTGGAAACAGAATATTTAAAAGACAGGTCATTCATTTTAGTAgccaattaaattaaataaaaatcagatctggaaataaattacatatttatttttctttcggGACAGCGAAGAAAAATCATTCGAAAGCAAAGCGAAAGGCAGATCACACAATCACAAAAACTcacttcttcttcactctcttGCAGATCACTTCCTCTGTCGGCACGAATTCATTAGGGCTCAAGCTCGAATCTGGGTTTAGTGTAATAAAATCGATTTCAGTAAGAAGAATCTGGTGAGAGGCCGTGGAGGATTGGTAGGGGAGAGATGAGGAGGCGGAGGGTAGCTAGAAGGAGATTATTGAGTTGGATATGGCTTCTCCTTGCTTCTTTCTCTGTTGCTGGATTGGTTCTCTTCATCGTTcagcatcatcatcaacaacaacaagatcCATCTCAGCTAACTCTTGTAtgtctttctctctttgatttcaaagctttgtttttttattaagaaGCAAATGTATTGATTGCTGagatttggttttttttttctggctcCAATGATCATCCTCTCATTAATAAAGTGTGGATCTTTCTTGTTTGTAGCTGAGAATAATGGTTATTAGGTTGGTCTCTGTATCTATGGAATCAGTGCAAAGTTGAACTCTTTTCAAAACGGGCATGACCAAATCTTAGTGTAGTTTCTTATTCacatttttttgttggttttattTGTGTTACTTAGTCTATGAGTGCAAAAAACTTCATAAAAACAGAGCATTTCTCTATTCATGACttgataatgttttttttgtctttggaGAATTTActctgatctttttttttttgttctttgataGGAAAGAGACACAAGAACCGAGGAGTACGTATCTCCTCCTCGTTTAAACTTCACCGAAGAGGTGACGAGTGCTTCCTCGTTCGCTAGGCAGCTAGCCGAGCAAATGACCCTCGCCAAGGCCTATGTTTTCATAGCCAAAGAGCACAACAATCTCCATCTAGCTTGGGAGCTGAGCTCCAAGATCAGAACCTGCCAGCTTCTCCTCTCGAAATCAGCGATGAGAGGCCAGCCCATTTCCTTAGACGAGGCCAAACCGGTCGTTACCGGCTTATCAGCTCTTATCTACAAGGCGCAAGACGCGCATTACGACATAGCCACGACGATGATGACTATGAAGTCTCACATCCAAGCCCTCGAAGAGCGCGCAAACGCAGCCACCGTTCAAACCACGGTGTTCGGGCAATCTGTTGCCGAGGCGGTTCCTAAGAGCCTCCACTGTTTGATGATCAAGCTAACATCAGACTGGTTAACCGAGCAGCCGTCACGCCGTGAAGCAGCGGCGGCAGATGAGAACAGGAACTCGCCTAGACTCGTTGACAACAACCTCTACCATTTTTGTATCTTCACTGACAACGTGGTAGCTGCTTCTGTTGTTGTGAACTCATCAGTCTCCAACGCTGATCACCCGAAGCAGCTTGTTTTCCACATAGTGACGAACCGAGTGAGCTACAAAGCTATGCAGGCTTGGTTTCTTGGTAATGACTTCAAGGGGTCAGCGATAGAGATCCAGAGCGTTGAAGAGTTCTCTTGGCTGAATGCTTCGTACTCTCCTGTCGTTAAGCAACTGCTGGATGATGCAGATTCGAGAGCTTACTACTTCGGTGACCAAGAGACAAACTCTGAGCCAAAAGTCAGGAACCCGAAGTACTTGTCGTTACTGAACCATCTCAGATTCTACATCCCCGAGATCTATCCTCAGCTAGAAAAGATCGTTTTCCTAGACGACGACGTTGTTGTTCAGAAAGATCTGACTCCGCTCTTCTCGTTAGACCTTCACGGAAACGTCAACGGAGCTGTGGAGACGTGTCTTGAAGCCTTTCACCGTTATTACAAGTACCTAAACTTTTCTGACCCGCTCATCAGCTCGAAGTTTGATCCGCAAGCGTGCGGATGGGCCTTTGGTATGAACGTTTTCGATCTCATCGCTTGGAGGAAAGCGAACGTGACTGGTAGGTACCATTACTGGCAAGAGAAGAACAGAGAGAGAACTCTCTGGAAGCTAGGGACGCTTCCTCCGGGGCTGTTGGCTTTCTATGGTCTCACTGAGCCGCTAGACAGAAGATGGCATGTCTTAGGGTTAGGTTACGATGTGAACATTGATAACCGTCTGATAGAAACCGCGGCTGTGGTTCACTATAACGGCAACATGAAGCCTTGGCTAAAGATTGGTATTGGTAGGTATAAACCGTTTTGGTTGAAGTTCTTGAACTCGAGCCATCCTTATTTACAAGATTGTGTCACAGCTTAGAAgcaaaagactttttttttggagGGGAGTTGAGACTGGTCCCATATCGGAAGATTCTTGATTTCTTATACactttgaagattttttttgtcgttttttttttttggaatgtttTGTAGAGTTTGTCAGATTTCAGATATTCTCTGAAGACTATTGTTCTCTTCTTATGGTCTGAAGAGCAATTTATAATCACACATTAGAATGATGTACTTATGGTTTAATAGATTACAGGatacttattttttgtttgttatatttatttttatctctaaAGGATGGATGGATAATTTATTCCTTTTGTTTTCAAGCTGTAGTCTAtgtatttaaaatgatttttttttcaaataaaaacaacaatcTTTCTCATACCTTGAAATTTTTGATTCTTGAGTTATATTTTCCCAAGTCAACTCTCGACCCCTTCATTGGTTCTATTTCAACATGAATTTGACACAAGAACAAGTTAATAACATGGTAACATGGTATTTGTTGGATACACGTGAGAATAACTTGAAAAGGGTACGATTTGTTGGAGCAGTGAATGCTATACATGTTCATGAACCCAACAGCTACTCTAATactttaaaatttctttttgctaaactttaaatatcataaatgatgagaagagtttacAAAGTAACATCTTTGGTTTGATCCATCAAGgcaaaaagaaagtaaaaaacaaGATGGTTCACAAGAGTTTGATTGAAGACTAGTGACCTATGATAGCCACATAGCCATAAGCCTGTTgaagttcttcttcttcctcctggAAGATATGACATTCTTCAGCTCTTTGTCGATCATTCTGAAAACAGTTAACGCCGGTAGTGAAACCTGGTTATGAAGCAAATTATTCCTCTGTTTCCATATATGAAAAACTACAGTTTGTGTCGCCAGCTTCCTGAGCAGAGAAAGTCTTTTAGAGCTAGGGGATCGCATCCAAGAAAGTAGCTCTGCCAAAGCAGTGCAGGTGGCCTACACCGAGTGAAGACCTTCTTCCAAACCTCGCATGTGTAGCTGCAGGAAAGAAACAAATGCTCCCTGATTTCTACTGCGTTTGAGCAAAAAGAACAGAGAGGCGAAAGTTTGAAGCACACTCTGTCTCAGTCATCATGTCATATCATCTCAAAGCCAAACGAAACTCGCTCTCGCTCCTCTTCATCTTTAAGGGAATCTTCTTCATAGTTGACTGAAGACTTTTTAAAAggataaacatataataatgtATTACACACGTATCTTCAGAGGCCGAGATGTGGTTTAAATCGTTTATACAAACGCAAGGCACCAAAAGAAAAGGACCGGTTTATGCTTTTAAACAGAACCATGCACGATTTGGTTTAGTTCGTAATGAAAGCCCTAGATAGGTCTCAAAAcactaatattaatattacagaTTACCTACAATGATTTGCAttcacctctctctctcagagTCTATTCATATGATGAATTCAATCCCTCTTGAACTTTTTCACGAGATATTCTCTAGATTGCCTGGCAAGTCAATAGCGACGTGTCGTTGCGTGTCGGAGCAATGGAGGTCCGTACTTTGCAGTGCAGATTTTACCGAGCTGTTCTTAACCAAGTCTTCCACTCGTCCTAGTCTCTTACTCGCCATGGAAAAATCTACAGACAACGAGTTTCTCTTCTTTTCGTCTCCTCCTCGGCTCGATAGTGATCAGAATGAGGAGTCGTCGTCCTTAGCCGCCTATGTTCAGTTGAAGTTATCTAAAGACATGGCGCTGGAACTTTGTGGTCACGCCTCTGGCTTGTTCTGTTTACGTCGTATGCCAACAATCTCAACGGAGGAGAAGGATAAGAAGGAGGAGTATACGGATCATGTGGTATGTCACCCTAGCACAGGACAGTATGGGTTCTTGCCTACCGTGAAGACGGGCAGTAAGAGCTTTTTAGGGTTTGATCCGATCGACAAGATATTCAAGGTAGTCTCATCCAGTTCTATCTATTCATCTCGGACCAATGTTGTTAATGTTTTTACATTAAGACCCGGAGAAGAATTTAAATGGAGGAAGATCAAATCTCCCTTAGCCCATCATCCTTTTCCTAGTTCCAAGGGGATATGCATCAATGGAGCTTTATATTACGTGGCTCGAGGAAACAACATTACAAATTACTACATAGTTTGCTTTGATGTTCGGTCTGAGAAATTCAAGTTTGTGCCCGCAAGACTCGAACATGTTTTTTCTACAAGAATGGTTAACTACGAAGGTAAATTAGGTATGATTACTCGGAAATTTCGTGAAAGCGTGATCATGTGGGTTCTAGAGGATATCGAGAAACATGAGTGGTCGGAACATCTATTCACCGTTCCTGGTGATAAATTCAGTGGCCTTCGCTATGTTAACGTAGTTGGAGTAACCGCTACAGGTGAAATTGTTTTGATGGAGGACACCAACCCGTTTTACGTTTTCTACTTCCATCCCCAAAGGAACACTGTCAAACGCCTTGAAGTCCAAGGTTTCGAGAACCGTGGTAATACGAGAGTTTACGCCTTTTTAGACCATGTAGACGATCTCACGTTTGATATGAAATCCTGGCAGCTGCCTGCATCATGATGACGATCTCACGTTTGATAGTCTTTTAGATGATGCATGGATTTTACAGGTGCGAAAAAACTGATCCTTCTCCCAGTTGGCTAaattgctttgttttttttataataaaaaggtGTATTCAGTATGATACTGAACCGTTTGACCTGACCTTGCTCGGTTCTGGTCATCTTAGAGAAGAGATCTTTCTTcaaatgatttacaaactttGAGATTTTACTGAGGCTCACAAGTAGTAACAGATATCCAGACAAACATGGTCTGTCTTTTGTGTTGCTGAACCTAACCGTAGTCTAACCTTAAGACTACTGATCCACTTTTGGTAGGCCGCAAATCTCAGCTTCaaaattatgtgtgttttaattGGAGTAGTTGAAAATGCATGATATATAGGAAAGTAATTTTCAATATCATGtcaaatacataaaaaatacaaaataaaacatgtaGTGATTACATAtctattaaactttttttttgaacctcTAAAGCTACTGCATAAACCATCAGATATTAGTAATCACAAACAGAAAAATCAGCGCACAATCGATGCTAGAAATTCGTAGGCACTGATTGTTAAAGCATATCTAATAGAGTAACTTCCCCGTTTTCCTAGACGACGATGTTGTTGTTCAGAAAGATTTGACTCCACTCTTCTCCTTGGACCTCCACGGAAACGTCAACGGCGCTGTGGAGACGTGTCTTGAAGCCTTTCACCGTTATTACAAGTATCTAAACTTCTCTGACCCGCCCATCAGCTCCAAGTTTGATCCGCAAGCGTGCGGATGGGCCTTTGGTATGAACGTTTTCGAACTTATAGCGTGGAGGAAAGCGAACGTGACTGGTAGGTACCATTACTGGCAAGAGAAGAATAGAGAGAGGACGCTTTGGAAGCTAGGGACTCTTCCTCCGGGGCTGTTGGCTTTCTACGGTCTCACCGAGCCGCTAGACAGAAGATGGCATGTCTTAGGGTTAGGTTACGATGTGAACATTGATAACCGTCTGATCGAAACGGCGGCTGTGGTTCATTACAGTGGCAACAAGAAGCCTTGGCTAAAGATTGGTATTGGTAGGTATAAACCGTTTTGGTTGAAGTTTTTGAACTCCAGCCATCCTTATTTACAAGATTGTGTCACAGCTTAGAAGCAAAAGACTTTTTTTTGGGAGAGTTGAGACTGATCCCCTATCCGAAAATTCTTGATTTCTTATACACTCTGAAGAttctttttgtcttttgtttttgtcttggATTATTGTAGAGCTCAGAAAAGTTTGTCAGATTTCAGATATTCTCTGAAGACTGTTAATGGTCTCTTCCTATGGTCTGAAGAGCAATTTATAATTCACACATTAGAGGGTCCATGATGTACTTATGGTTTGATAGATTACAGggatacttatttattttttgtgagtttttgttatatttatttttctcaaaggAGATGGATAATTTATTTATCTCCTTTTGTTTTCAAGCTGTAATGTTCTCTGTATTTAGTGGTTTTTTTCATCCAGATAATCAACAATCTCTCCCAAGTTAACTCGCGACCCCTTAATGTAACAAGTTAACATGTATTTTGACACAACAAGAAGTTAGCATGTTTTTGTATTATCCTTTAAtaatcaaacaatttttttgacgTAACAACAAGTTAACATGTATTTGTTGGAGCAGTGAATGCCATCATGGTGCTAGACATATTCAAGCACCCAACAGCTACTctaaatacttataaatttattattccAGCTCCTAGCAATGTTGCTAATTGTAAGTTTGAAGCACACTGACTCAATCATCATGTCAGCTTTAAACTTCTCATCTCAAGCCAACTAAACTCGCTCCCTCTTCATATTTAAGAGAATGTTCCTCATAGGCAAAAGACTTTTAAAGGATAAAAGAGGTATATTACACGTCTCTTCAGAGGCCGAGATGGAAAGTGGAAACACCAGGCCAATTGTTATCAAAGGTAAGGCATCGA from Raphanus sativus cultivar WK10039 chromosome 8, ASM80110v3, whole genome shotgun sequence includes:
- the LOC108820666 gene encoding hexosyltransferase GAUT11-like; translation: MRRRRVARRRLLSWIWLLLASFSVAGLVLFIVQHHHQQQQDPSQLTLERDTRTEEYVSPPRLNFTEEVTSASSFARQLAEQMTLAKAYVFIAKEHNNLHLAWELSSKIRTCQLLLSKSAMRGQPISLDEAKPVVTGLSALIYKAQDAHYDIATTMMTMKSHIQALEERANAATVQTTVFGQSVAEAVPKSLHCLMIKLTSDWLTEQPSRREAAAADENRNSPRLVDNNLYHFCIFTDNVVAASVVVNSSVSNADHPKQLVFHIVTNRVSYKAMQAWFLGNDFKGSAIEIQSVEEFSWLNASYSPVVKQLLDDADSRAYYFGDQETNSEPKVRNPKYLSLLNHLRFYIPEIYPQLEKIVFLDDDVVVQKDLTPLFSLDLHGNVNGAVETCLEAFHRYYKYLNFSDPLISSKFDPQACGWAFGMNVFDLIAWRKANVTGRYHYWQEKNRERTLWKLGTLPPGLLAFYGLTEPLDRRWHVLGLGYDVNIDNRLIETAAVVHYNGNMKPWLKIGIGRYKPFWLKFLNSSHPYLQDCVTA